The window CTTCGTCGCCATGGACTGGCGGCCGGCCGACATCGAGGACCCCGCCAGCATCGCCGCTGGCGCCTGAGGGGCGATCCCGCTCTGGCGAATAGCGGGCATAACGGTCACCATTGCCGCAATCTCGCCATTTTAGCTCCACTGGCCGCCGCAATATTGCCGACTGCAACAGTGAAATTGTTCGATGTCGCGGGTGATTCGCTCGCGCGTTGAAGGATTTAGACCATGATTCGGGCGTCCGGCACGGCAGGCTTTCAGGGCCCACCCGCTACCGTATCGTCTTCCCGGCTGGCCAATGCGGTCGCGGCTTCGCTCGCCGTCGCCGCGCTCTCGCTGTGCCTGATCGTCACCCTGACGGTGCTGTCCACCAAGGCGACCATGGCGATGGGCCTGCCGGTCTGATTCCCGCTTCATCCTGGACCCGCCTTCAAGGCGCCGCGTGGCCCGCGACGACTGGCATCGCGACAGGATTTCGATGAAATCACCTGTGGTCATCGTTGCAATCACCCTGACCGCGGCCATCCTGGTCGCGGCATCACTGTTGATCCTCGTCGGCACGCGCAAGGGCCAGGGGACGTCGACGCTGAATGCGCCCGCGCTGCAACAACGTCTCAAGCACGCGCACTTGGTCTAAAATCATCCGAAAGCTTTGCGCATGAGCCAAAGCGCACTTTAAGCACACCGCGCGAAACCGCATCGCAATGGCGCAATGTTCGGTCAGTGTTGCCGCCTTACCTCGTCCAGGGAGGAGCGAGACAGGCCCATGCGGTTGGGATGGCGTGCGATCTCCGGTCCGGCGCTGACGGCAGCGACTTTGCTGCTGGCGATGTTTTTTGATCGCTTCGTCCCCGTTGCCTCGCCCGCGCCGCTGCTTGTCTGCATCGTGGCGCTCGCCGGCGCGCTCTCGGGTCCCGCTTCCGCCGTCGCCAGCGCAGCCATCGCCGTCATCGGCGCGGCACTGCTGCTCCTCAGCCGGCACGGCGTTGCAGGCCTTAGCACGGCGGACATGATCCGGCTCGGCCTCCTGGCCGCGACGGCCGCGGGCACCGCAGGCATCACCGGCCTGATGCGCCAGCGGCTGCTCGGCACGTTCGCCGCCGAGCGCCGGAGCCACGCTATCGCCGCGCGGCTCTCGGCCGCGCTCGACCAGGTCGATATCGGCATCGTGCTGCTCGATGCCGAGACGCGCGCCGAATTCATCAACCGGGCGTTCCGCGATTATTTTGCAGTGCCGGACGACATCGCCGACGGCAAGCCGCCGTTCATCGCGCTGATGTATCACGGCCGCGACACCGGCGCGTTCGAATTGCCCGAGGACGAGCTCGGCACCTTCATCGCACAGCGCATGGAGATGGTGCGGATCGGCGATGCCACGCCGATCAACATCGCCTTGCGCAACGGCGAGGTGTTGCGCTTCGTCTGTGCCGCGCTGCCCGATGGCGGGCGCATGCTGAGCTACACGCCCGTGACCGACCTCGTGCGCCACACCGACGCGCCGTCCCGTGCCGACTACTACCGCTCGCTGCGCGATCCCGCGGGCCGCAAGCTGATCCGGTATCTGCGCGTCGCAGAGTGATACGCGATTGATCGGCACGCCCCTCATCACGTATGAAGGACGCCTCATCGCTCGCGGGAATTTCAGATGTCGCTCACCATTCGCTCCGTCACGAGGCAAGACTACGATCAATGGCTGCCGCTGTGGGACGGCTACAACGCCTTCTACGGCCGCTCCGGCCCGACCGCGCTCTCGCCCGAAATCACGCGCGCGACATGGCAGCGCTTTTTCGATGCCTATGAGCCGGTGCACGGATTGGTCGCCGAGAGCGACGGTCGCCTGCTCGGGATGACGAATTATCTCTTTCACCGCAGCACCACCGCGATCGAGCCGTCCTGCTATTTGCAGGACCTGTTCACGACCGAGGCCGCACGCGGCAAGGGCGTCGGCTCGGCGCTGATCCACGGCGTCTACGAGCGCGCGAAGCTCGCAGGCTCTCCGCGCGTGTACTGGCAGACGCATGAGACCAACGTCACGGCGCAGCGCCTGTACGACAAGGTCGCCGAGCGTTCCGGGTTCATCGTCTATCGCAAGATCTTCTGATCCTCGCGATCGCGACGCCTGTGGATAACTCTGCCTGTCACCTGCGCGTAACATAGCGGGACTAGGCTGCAGCTGCGTCTGGTCAGCCCCCCGTCACCGATCAAGCGCCCC of the Bradyrhizobium sp. WSM1417 genome contains:
- a CDS encoding PAS-domain containing protein; this encodes MRLGWRAISGPALTAATLLLAMFFDRFVPVASPAPLLVCIVALAGALSGPASAVASAAIAVIGAALLLLSRHGVAGLSTADMIRLGLLAATAAGTAGITGLMRQRLLGTFAAERRSHAIAARLSAALDQVDIGIVLLDAETRAEFINRAFRDYFAVPDDIADGKPPFIALMYHGRDTGAFELPEDELGTFIAQRMEMVRIGDATPINIALRNGEVLRFVCAALPDGGRMLSYTPVTDLVRHTDAPSRADYYRSLRDPAGRKLIRYLRVAE
- a CDS encoding GNAT family N-acetyltransferase, which translates into the protein MSLTIRSVTRQDYDQWLPLWDGYNAFYGRSGPTALSPEITRATWQRFFDAYEPVHGLVAESDGRLLGMTNYLFHRSTTAIEPSCYLQDLFTTEAARGKGVGSALIHGVYERAKLAGSPRVYWQTHETNVTAQRLYDKVAERSGFIVYRKIF